The DNA sequence CAGAAGCCAGGGCTGATTTGTCAAGTTGTCCAAACTTTGAATATATTTCCCAGACCATACATAGACCCTTCCATCAAAATGGGTCTAAGGAAAACTTCTGACGCATCATTGGCTGGTTACTGATACAGTGACTGCCCCCAAGAACACAGGCttataaataaaagcaagacTAAAAAAAGACGGAGTTGTGACTTCACTGGCCAAAGGTGAGTGAAACAGACTCTAAAATCAGGATTGGGGGGATGGCGTAGccgggtgatggatattaaggagggcacgtgttgtgatgagcgctgtgtgttatacgcaactaatgaatcgttgaacactacatcaaaaactaatgatgtactatatgttggttaactgaacataataaaaaattaaaattaaataaaaataaaaataaaataaaataagatcaggATAGTTCAATCAATCACACAAAAATGAGTATCAAACAACAACTCCTGGGGGATGCCtgggtcagttaagcgtctgcctttggctcaggtcatgatcccagggtcctgggatcaagtcctgcattggccttcttgctcagtggcgagcctgcttctccctctgcctgcccctcccccagcttgtagtctctctctctctgacaaataaataaaatcttaaaacacacaaacaaactcCTGGTATGGTCAGAATTCAAAGTTTCTATACTATATAATCTGAAGTGTCCActtttttagcaaaaaaaaaaaaaattatgaggcatGAACATAAAAACGAAAATGTGACCCAAACAAAGGGGAAGGCAGTCGATAGAAACCCTCGGAGGAGTTTACATTTgttcaaagaactgaagaaaacaCGGAAAGTAAAATATGGTGCCAATGATTCACCTAATAAAGACTATCAGTAAAAAGATGGAAGTTATAAAAAAGGAACACGCAGCTATTTTGGAGTCGCAATTTTAACTGCATcgaaattcaatttttttctatatcaaGAAACAcctttagtaaaataaaaaaaaaacacataacaaattgggagaaaatatttgcaaatctaaTATCTGATTTACTAGTTTATTTTGAGAATATAGAAATCTTACAATTCAATTATGAGAAAACAAACATCTCTATTAAAAAGTGGGGAGGATCACAgacaggaggggtgggaggatggggtaaccaggtgatgggtatttcatagggcacgtgttgggatgagcactgggtgttatatgcaactaatgaatggTTGAGCACTACAATAAAAACTTATgttgtactatatgctggctaactgaacataaaaaaaatgtggggaaagATTTAAGgagacattttaacaaagaaaGTGTATGAACGctaataatcacatgaaaagatacaaaatatcATTAATCATAAATATTAAAACCAGAAAGAGACACCAGTTCACACACACTTGGATGGCTGCATTCAAATAAACAGATAATGACAGGTGTTTGTACAGCTGTGGTGAAATGAGAGTCCTCATACATTGTGGGTAGTATTTGAGTTTGGGGTTACCTGAGAGGCTGGAGCATTGGGACAAACTCTTCTACAGAGCTGGAATAAAATCCTCGGTGGTTTcattatacaaagaaaataaataactgcTAGGGGAAGGAAGTCTGTCTCAAGCATCAAGACGATATCACTCACAGGATATATCCATCTTTTGAAGGTAATGGAGTGAGGTGCTAAGGGACTGGGCTGGACATTTCTGAATACATTAAGGACATAAAAGCTTTTTAGAGTTCCAATCAAAATTCCTGGGAAGGAGCACCTGAAATTCCAGCGATTATAGTGAGTAGAGAAGCTCGATTATCAGTGTATCTAAGGGACAAATTTGTCCCCTCCATCCACTTCAAGTGTGGGTCCCTTTGATCCAACAACTTATGAACGAAGAAGAAAGCAGCTCATCCCATATGCACGACCAATATATAATATTGAAATAGGGTaaagataagaaggaaaaaaactccAACTGATTCTTGAAAGTGAAGAGGGGAAGACATAGTCAATTCCAGAATTTTTTTGAGTTGGCATTACAAAGGCTCCTCAACCATGACGATGGAGGTGAATTCTTCATTAgatcttagtttttctttttttgtgaagaGCTGCACTtgccattctttttcttaaaacctgATTTAATTTTTTGGACGTTGCTTTCTTATCCATTATTCTTTATTTACAACTTCTGAAGTGGTGTTGAAGGGTCTAGTCTCCTTGAGGAACACCATTTGGCAACTTCCATCTATGCAATTCTTAATTTCCACAGGTGGTTTAAGACTTTTTCAATGAAGGCACAGCCTTCCTAGAGAGGCAGTGCCTTAAAAAACCTGGACATTTCTTATCAGTTTGTTCTGATATTCTGGTCACCccattctgaattattttctagATATAACTCTCCAGATTGCTTTATTTATTCTCCTCCATACTCCCTTACCTTTCTCTTGTAACTTAATAATGTATGTGATTTGAAGGGACATAGACACCCAGTGTTTATAggaacattatcaacaatagccaaattatggaaagagcccaaatgtccatcaactgatgaatggataaagaagatgtggtatatatacacaatggaatattactcagccataaaaaagaatgaaaccttgccatttgcaatgatgtggatggagctagagtgtattatgttaagcaaaataggtcagtcagataaagacaaatcccatatgatttcatacatatgtggaatttaggaaacaaaacgtGAATatcatggaaaaaaagagaggggcaacacaaaatagattcttaactatggagaacacactgagggctgTTGGAGGGGAGCCAGGCAGGGAATGGGtcaaatgggtgatgggcattaaggagggtacttgttgtgatgagcactgggtgttatatggaagtgatgaatcactaaattctactcctaaaattgatattacactgtatgttaacccactagaatttaaataaaaacttgaaactgctaaaaataaataaataatgtctcCTTGAATGACACATTGCTGGTGACACACTAGAttatggcttaaaataacacaattttTATTGGCTTCTGTGGTATCCAAGATTGGATCCTGACCAAAGGAGTGGGGGAAGGACGTTAGTGGAAAAAGTAGTGAAATTTGAATAAACTCTGAACTTCAGTTAACAGTAAAGTACCAATGTTGGATTCTGCGTCTTAAAAAGTGCAGCACGATAATATAAGATGATAAAACTTCAGATGCAAGTTTTAAGGGAAACTAGGTGAGTGGTTATACAGGAGTTCTTGGTACTGACTTTGAAACTTTTGTGTAAATTCTAAACAATTCCAACATTaaaagtttatgaaaaataattttagtggtGGGTTCTCTAGACAGCCTGCAAAGGGCTCAACAGACCTTCTCTTTGGTGAAACAACGTAAttggtgaaaattattttttttaaaaaacagcaatttGAAATCCTTTAAACTTGTCTTAAGGACATATagcaaatggagaaatatttattcaaggaGATCCGCTCAATCTTACTACGAACAGCAATCTATGGCATTTAAGCCATGACCCGCTTCCATCACCTTCCCCAGTTATGTGTGGTCGAAGTTATATTCCAGGAAAACATGTCGAAGAAGGCAGGGGAACTTTCTAACTCCAGGTTCCAGTGGGCTACAGTATCCCTCTATGAGGAGCAAGACACTGGCATCTCTCATCCTTCCCAGGTCCATCCTGCAGAAGCACTGTTCCCATTCAGCAAGGCTGGGTAGGCAGGGGTTGTCATCTCCCATCCCATTTGTAGGGTAATAGCTTTGCCCAACATAAAGAAGGCTGAGAATTTGGGGACCCAGTGGCCTCtgcctccatttatttattttttttttaagattttatttatttatttaacagagatagagacagccagcgagagagggaacacaagcggggggagtgggagaggaagaagcaggctcatagcggaggagcctgatgtggggctcgatcccataatgccgggatcacgccctgagccaaaggcagacgcttaaccgctgtgccacccaggcgcccctgcctccaTTTATTTTATAGGCAGTGATTCCACATTGGGAGGGGCAAGCCAAGAAACCTACGGTCTTCCCACCAGCACTTACTCAACAAAGAGGAGAATCATTCTGGGAGGAGCTGAATGCTGTCCTTTCCCCTAGTCCCAGTACAGTGGCACAGAGTTTCTATCCAGGGGGTTAAGCAGTCCGTAAGGACATAGAGCTGCAAATCTTTGCCTGAGGTGGCCGACTTCAGTTAGAGCAAGTGAGAAGTTCGTGCCTGAGAGTATTATGGAAAACCACGGAGGATTTGGTGAGGAGCAATTAGAAGGGGGCTGGAAAATTTCATGATACTAGTagcaaaaagtaaaatggtaGAGCGGCCAGTAGATtcaaagagagaacaggagcaagAGAGAGTCAAGAAGAGTCCTTCTAAAATCACACTCATGCCTGAAGCTTGTATACATACCCTAGACTTCATCCACTTAAGAGCCGTGAAAGCAGGAAGGGGGGAAACATGAAAGTTTTACCAAATCACACAGTGTTCCATTAGCAAAGGGCCTTGAACCCTAAGCACACGTGAGCACAATCTTCAACCAAACACTGGCTAAAGAATGAGTTACTCTAACCTATGCATGACTCTAAATAAGTAGTCTTAAACATAAAGTCATGCTTCTCCCTGTTGGTCTGGAAGATGTTGTGCATTCCCAGGGCCACACCGTCTCGGGAGGCATAGGAAGGAAATTTTCTGAGGCACGAGTCCTTGGCTAAAGGTAGGGCAAAATTATAATGTCCCTGAACTGTGAAAGCAGTATCCAACTCATACAAACATCCAAtggtaaaaatgtgaaaattggtGTCTCTTTGGTTAAGGggatttaagaataatttttgatGTGTAAATGGTTCATTCGGACCCAAGAGCAATCCCCGGGAAGGCAAGCtaaaagataatgaaagaaaaaaattagagccGGGACATCAGAGCTTGCATACTACAGGGGAAACATGCTTTGCAGAATCAGTCCTGCCAAGTTATTAAACATATAATAAAGGAccagagagtgagagaagcaggaTGGAGGAATAGAAAGTCCAAATCCACGTTCCTATACAGAAAGCCAGACTTAACACTATAAGTAACAAAATGCTCTTATGAGAAGTCCAAAGTCCAGTTCAATGTCTCATTTGTTATAGTCCTAACCCACCGTACTTCACAATGTGATTTTATCTAAAAACAGAATTGttgcaaatttaattacttaaaatgaGGTCGTACTGGTGTTAGAGTGGGCCACACCTCTAATAGGACTCATGtccctttaaaaagagaaatgtagacAGACACAGGCATAAGGGGAGAACACCATGTAGAGACGAAGATAGAAGTCAGGAAGATGTAGCAgaccaaggaatgccaaagaatGCCAACGCATCGCCCAGATGCTCAGAGACAGATGTGAAACAAATTCTCCCTTTCAGAAATCACAAGCCACCAGCAGAACCAGCCCCATCGGCACATTGACCACAGACTCCTAGGGCCAGAAATGTAAGACAATAAATCTCTGTCGTTTAAGCCACCTGTTTGGGGTACTTTTTAATGGCAATCTTAGGGAATTAGTACAGGTAACGATATGGGTGAACCTCAGACAGAACGTGCTCGGTGAAGGAATCCAGAGTCTACACACACTGGGATTCAACTTACAGGGCATTCTTGCAAAGGCAAATTACACGGACAAAAGCAgtttagtggttgccaggggctgcaggtGGGAGAAGGGACTGATTGCAAAGAAGCCGGGGTTTGGTTTAGGTGATGGAACTCCTCTGTATCGCGATTGTGCTAGCGGTTACATGACCTTGTAAATGGGACCAAACTCGACATTTATACAATAGAAACTGGGGATGTTATTGTTTGTATTCTACTTTAATtagaaagtgggaaaaaatagaaataacaagtgATATGAAAACATGCGTGCACCTTAATCAAATGCAGCTAGGGCCCCACAGGCTGCTTAATTGCTTCGCCCTGAGAAGCTGGATGAGAGCTCCGGATGCCCTCCTGGGGGACAGGCACAGAGATCTCCGTGCCTACATGACTCCCTCCTGATTTCATGAGTTAGGCCCTGAAATCCCAACATGACTCAGCATGACATCATTTGTAGAGGGACCAGACCATGTATTCATGCGCCCCTTTGACCATCATGTATTCATCTGACTGTGAATAGTTGCTAGTACACGCAGACCTTCCTCCCTGACCCTGAGAATTTGCTTCAAGCCTGTGGTCATGGGCAGGGAAAACATCTCAACATGAACGTTGTATTGCTTGACTTTAAAGGGATAACCCCTCAGCGAGGTGTTTTATTGAGCTTCCGTCCTTGGCTTATCACAGACCCAATTCTGTGAATGATGTAGGAGAggtcattttattctttatcttccAAATCAGGAGAGAACAGGTGACTCCTCCAAAAGCCTGGTAAGAATCAATGGTGGATTGAGGACATGGATCAGGTTTATGACTCCCTGTTGGAGTCTTTCCTCCATCTTTACCTGCTTTAGAGGTCTTGGAATATTTTGACTAGTACCTGGTAGAGAATGTCTCTAACAGTATATATGCATTATTCCATGGTGAAAAGTTTGATTTCAGACTCACTATTCCGGATTTCCTGTCCCTTCTTTTCCAGCAGTAAGGTAAGCTTCTATaatccatatgtgtgtgtgtgtgtatgtatatatgtatacatagactgacatatatatatatatatacatatgtatatttatacgtatacatacatatgtatgtatatgtatatatatggatatatatggaTATGTGTGTATGGATATGTATGTCGgtctatgtatacatatatacatatgtatatttctttatttaaattcaatttagttaacatatactgtattgttagtttcaggggtagaatttagtggttcatcagttgcatataacacccagtgctcattacatcaagtgccctccttattgcccatcacccagttaccccatacctccacccacctcccctccaacaaccctcagcctgttccctagagttaattgtctcttatggtttgccttcctctctgtttttatcttcttttatttttccttcccttcccctatgttcatctgttttgtttcttaaattctacatatgactaaaatcatatggcatttgtccttctctgactgatgtATTccgcttagcgtaataccctctagttccatacaTGTCgctgcaaatgtatttttactgAGAAGTATAATTCATGCGAAATCCGTGGGGCTACTCTATCTACTATGAATTATTTGAGCACAGAAATAGATGATTTGAACATTATTTCTAAAGTAGTGAGCTGAGCCTGGGATTTAAATATCAAAACTTCCATCAATGGGGAGTTTAGTGATATTTATGGAATGTATTCATGCTGCTGTCTTTAGAAGGATGagccaaacaaaaaaagataGGTGATGCTCTTATTCGGTAAGTTTTAAATTCCTCttatctgctctctctctcctctcactggaggttaagaaaaacagaagagagtgAAATAAACATTCTATAAACTACAGAAGTGTTAGATTAACCAGATCTGTACTCCACTGTAATCTTTCCTGCATAGTGTCCTCCTTATTATTCTTGCTGGCACATCTGCGAAGGCCAATGATAAGGTCACTAAAAGCTCAGGCTTTTGATTTGGTCATGGCTGCGTTTGAATCTTGACTCTTCCTCATCGGAGCCGAGTAGTTGTAGAGCTTTACTAATTCCTCAGATCCTCAGTTCTCTTAATGGTAATGTGGAAGTGATAATTCTACATACCTCACAATATTACcctgaatttaaatgaaatgatatgtgttcacatacacacacacataaatatatatatgtacagacATGCATAAAGAAAACATATATGCATGTAGCTCTTGCTGTTTGTAGAACACGCCACTTTCTAAGAGTGGTTACGATTGTCAGAGGCTGACAAACCTAATGACTTTGGACCCTGGGCTTCTGGAGGGAAGATGTGCAGAAGCGGGAggacagtgggagaggatgaTTAGCAGAAGAGAGATGTCTTCCTAAAGGCTTCAAActcaaattaaaaagatttaagacACTGTTCCTCCGCAAGAACATATCacataaaaaaagttttaaatgtggAGCTCACCACCAAAACAGACCTGCCGGCCAAAGACAGCCAACAGACGAGGACTTTTCAGCCCTTGATCCTGGATGATAGTAAGGAGAGGAAGAATGAGTTTCAGAAAGGACATTCTTTGActcatgctacaatatggattttaagaaagaaattaatcaAAAGAATGGCTCATTTGGAATGGCTACAACAGCTGCTCGAGCTGGCAGAGGACGGACAGACTGAGGAACACTGGAAGGGACAAAATCATCAGTGGACCAAGTGTGTGAGAACAAGGAAATCAAAGAGAGGCTCAAAGGTTTCAGAACTGAtcccccctgccccactgccccGAATCCCTACATGTTACAACCCACCGTTCTCAAACAAACACAAGGGCTATCATTCCATCCAATAAATAATACTACAGCTACCGTATATGTTAGGCCATGCTAACCACCCAGCATTTtgctcattgtttttttttatttttttataataattttttattatgttatgttagtcaccatacagtacatccccagtttttgatgtaatattccatgattcattatttgcgtataacacccagtgcaccatgcaatacgtgccctccttaatatccatcaccagcctatcccattcccccacccccctcccctctgaaaccctcagtttgtttcccagagtccatagtctctcatggttcattcccccttctgtttacccccccttcattcttcccttccttctcctactgatcttatttcttatgttccataaatgagtgaaaccatatgataattgtctttctctgcttgacttatttcacttagcataatctcctccagtcccgtccatgttgctgcaaatgttgtgtcatcattctttctgatggctgagtaatattccattgtacatatggaccacatcttcttaatccatttgtctgttgaagagcatctcggctccttccacgatttagctattgtggacaatgctgatatgaacattggggtgcatatggcccttctcttcactacgtctgtatctttggggtaaatacccagtagtgcaatggctgggtcatagggtagctcactttttaactttttaagggacttccacactgttttccagagtggctgtaccaacttgcattcccaccaacagtgtaagagggatcccctttctccacatcctctccaacatttgttgtttcttgccttgtcaatttttgccattctaactggcgtaaggtggtatctcaatgtggttttgatttgaatttcccattGTTCCCATTGTTTATAAGGCATGATGTCTTTATTTCCCTCAACAATACCTTGAGGTAGATCTCATGACAATCTTCATTTTGTATATGGAGAAAATCAGGTCCAGGTACTGAGGTTGGAACCAACGACCCTTCGGTAGTCAGGGATAGGGCTGATGTGCCCCTCTTCCCAGAGCCCAAGCTCTACACCCGACGCTGTGCCTTGTTCTCTGAATTGCCTCTGCTGGTTGTATATGCCCCTACCTACTGCTCCAGTCACCCCACTACATCTACTCTGCTTGTATGCCTCCGTTACCCAAGTATAAAGCCCCAAACGCTGATTTGGGGACAATGGAGACAATGAGTAATTGCAAATTGAGTTAAGTTCAATTTTACCTGAGTTAAGACCAGTGGACTGAAGAAACACGCTTGGGTACAAAACTTGGCTTTGGCAGTATAATGTTGTAAACATAAATACATGACATAATCTCTGTGCTTCATAAATTAAATGGGGGTAGTAACCAGTcaatctcatagggttgttaaaaaaaaagaatgaatatatgcATAGTGTCTAAAATAGTTTCTGTCTAGAGCAACATACAAGTATAAACATTTAATGACCCATGGAACTGAAATGACAGATATATTTGATTCCAGacatgccatcttttttttttactttttttttttactttaaattcagttagccaaggtATAGACAAGCAATCTTGATCAAGACATTCTTTTTTCCACATCTCAGTTTACAAACTTACAAAATTTAGAAAGTGGGACATGATCCATGAAGATCCTTCAGTTTTAGCAATGTATAACTATATAGATAATTCATGCATTAAATTTTGTGTCAAGCTCACACTTGAGATCTGAGTAATATGAAGTAAGCATTATTGGTATAACGAAACCATGCACATCTATCTATGTGTCTATCATCTTTCTATGTATCTCTTTCAATTTCACTTAGATtacctgtttgttttttattctatttctttacttcttATCCCTACAGGGCTTCCTGTGATTCCCCAACAACACCCATGGGAAACAACACGGAAGTGACTGAGTTCATCCTGCTGGGACTAACCGATGCCCCAGAGCTGCAGATCCCCCTCTTTATCATGTTCACTCTCATTTACCTCATCACTCTGGTTGGAAACATGGGAATGATTGTCTTGATTCTCTTGGACTCCCGTCTCCACAcgcccatgtactttttcctcagtAATCTGTCTCTGGTGGACTTTTGTTACTCTACGGCTGTCACTCCCAAAGTGATGGCTGGGCTCCTTGTGGGAGACAAGGTCATCTCCTACAATGCATGTGCTGCTCAGATGTTCTTTTTTGTAGCCTTGGCCACCGTGGAAAATTTCCTCTTGGCCTCAATGGCTTATGACCGTTTTGCAGCAGTGTGCAAACCCCTCCACTACACCACGACCATGACAACAACTGTATGTGCCTGTCTGGCCATAGGCTCCTACATCTATGGTTTCCTGAATGCCTCCATCCACATTCGGGACACGTTCAGTCTGTCTTTCTGCATGTCCAGTCTGGTCCATCACTTTTTCTGTGATGTTCCAGCAGTCATGGTTCTCTCTTGCTCTGATAGACATGTCAGTGAGCTGGTTCTTGTTGTTGTAGCAAGTTTCAACATCTTTTTTGCTCTCCTCATTATCTTGATTTCCTACCTGTTCATTTTTATCACCATCCTGACGATGCACTCAGCTGAGGGATATCAGAAGGCTTTGtccacctgtgcctcccacctCACTGCAGTGTCCATCTTCTATGGGACAGTCATCTTCATGTATGTGCAGCCCAGCTCCAGCCACTCCATGGACACAGACAAAATCGCATCCATGTTCTACACTATGGTCATCCCCATGCTGAACCCCCTggtctacagcctgaggaacaaagaGGTTAAAACTGCATTCAAGAAGGTGGTTGAGAAGGCAAAATTGTCTCTAGGCTTTGCCTCTTAAAGTGTAGGATCCACAGTGACCTGTGTCATTGCTGTCAGGTCTCTAACATGCAATAACCATTTTAATGCTCACACTGCACCTAAATTACTGAGGTGATGCCATTTCTTGTTCAAAAATCTatcatcttggggcgcctgggtggcacagcggttgagcgtctgcctttggctcagggcgtgatcccggcattatgggatcgagccccacatcaggctcctctgctatgagcctgcttcttcctctctcactccctctgcttgtgttccctctctcgctggctgtctctatctctgtcaaataaataaataaaatcttaaaaaaaaatctatcatcttggggtgcctgggtggctcagtcgttaagcatctgccttcggctcagggcatgatcctcgagtcctgggatcgagccccacatcaggctacctgctcagcgggacgcctgcttcttcctctcccactccccctgcttgtgttccctctctcgctggctgtctctctctgtcaaataaataaataaaatcttaaaaaataaaatgaaataaatttatcatCTAGAAGAGAAAATGTATGTCCAAATATGTGACATCCGAAGAGGGATGGCCAAGAGGAATCTTAAGAATTTGGGGGCCCTGCTTGTAGTAATCTTTATTAATTATATATCCATTATTTTTTCTACCATGTGGCAATGCAAGCCTCCATGTAAACCATGGCACACACAAATCCACGAATGGAAGCATGTGTAAGAATcctatatgtgcacacacacaggagggGGAAATTAGTTAAAGGAGTTGAATGTAGTGTGACTAATTcttaataaaaaagttaaaataacatttaaatattagaatataaatttatGTCCGACATTATTTATTTCCATAGTTGAAAAATTTACAAGAGTCCAaaatggggattaagagtacagtatcttgataagcactgagaaatgtataaaattgttgaatcaatatattgtacacttgaaactaatacaacactgtatgttaattatacttgaataagaaaaaaatgatttaagatGGAGGAAAAAAGTCCCAAATGAAGTAAAACATGACATAatgatttttttgagagagagagagagcagggggagggacagaggagagagagagagggagagagagaatcttttttcttttttgtgatacgttagtaaccatacagtacaaccttagtttttgatgtagtgttccatgattcattgtttgcatataacaccccgtgctccatgcaatacatgccctctttaatacccatcaccgggttaacccatccccctacccccctcccttctaaaaccctcagtttgtttcccagattcaGGAAtcttgggtggctcacttggttaagtgtccgaatcttaatttctgctcaggtcatgatctcaggggttgtgagatcaagccctgcattaggcggtgagctgggcatggagtctgcttgctcACAGCCTAATGAGGGCTTGAtgtcacaaccttgagatcatgacctgaacagaaattaagagttggacacttaaccaactgagccacccagatgcccaaatACATGacataagtttttaaataaagatatatgCCTTTTGTGGCACATTTTATTCAGAGCTACAACatacactattttatttatttttttaaaaaaattttattatattatgttagtcaccatacagtacatccctggtttttgatgtaatgttccatgattcattatttgcgtgtaacacccagtgcaccatgcaatacgtgtcctccccaccacccatcaccagcctatcccattcccccacccccctcccctctgaagccctcagtttgtttctcagagtccatagtctctcatgcttcgttccctcttctgattaccccccctttctttatccctttcttctcctaccgatcttctatTTTAAAGGGATTAATATTCTGTCTTCGGTATTTGTTAGAAACAGATTTATCACGGAgcaattttcaaagaaagaaggcCAGAAGAAAGAAAGTTGATCCGTATATAATAAAggaattttctaagttttctgtTTATAATTGTCCTTTCTTATAATTTGTGAAAAAATAAGGGCATGGAGTAATGATCACGTGAGCTATTTTTCTCTCTGGGAACACTGTGAGACGGCTAGTGCTCCTCATTCAGAGACACTGGTTTCCGATGAGCTACACCACGTCCAGCTGCTCTCCTGCTT is a window from the Ursus arctos isolate Adak ecotype North America unplaced genomic scaffold, UrsArc2.0 scaffold_23, whole genome shotgun sequence genome containing:
- the LOC125282273 gene encoding olfactory receptor 5B3-like codes for the protein MGNNTEVTEFILLGLTDAPELQIPLFIMFTLIYLITLVGNMGMIVLILLDSRLHTPMYFFLSNLSLVDFCYSTAVTPKVMAGLLVGDKVISYNACAAQMFFFVALATVENFLLASMAYDRFAAVCKPLHYTTTMTTTVCACLAIGSYIYGFLNASIHIRDTFSLSFCMSSLVHHFFCDVPAVMVLSCSDRHVSELVLVVVASFNIFFALLIILISYLFIFITILTMHSAEGYQKALSTCASHLTAVSIFYGTVIFMYVQPSSSHSMDTDKIASMFYTMVIPMLNPLVYSLRNKEVKTAFKKVVEKAKLSLGFAS